The Geothrix sp. genome has a window encoding:
- the rfbC gene encoding dTDP-4-dehydrorhamnose 3,5-epimerase yields the protein MNFLETPIPGAMVIEADRHEDDRGFFARVYCEQAFRQAGLPVTWPQSSSVWNRRKGTLRGLHFQEAPHQEAKLVRCAVGRIFDVIVDLRSGSPTYRHWWGVELSRENLRTLFVPVGLAHGYQTLVDDSEIHYMISALHVPGVARGIRWDDADLGIPWPQGDPVLSEQDRAWPDLGAWHADKLREKGEHHD from the coding sequence GTGAACTTCCTGGAGACGCCGATTCCCGGGGCCATGGTCATCGAGGCCGACCGGCACGAGGACGACCGGGGTTTCTTCGCCCGGGTCTATTGCGAGCAGGCCTTCCGGCAGGCGGGGCTGCCCGTGACCTGGCCCCAGTCCAGCAGCGTGTGGAACCGGCGGAAGGGCACCCTCCGGGGCCTGCACTTCCAGGAGGCGCCCCATCAGGAAGCCAAGCTGGTGCGGTGCGCGGTGGGACGGATCTTCGATGTCATCGTCGATCTCCGTTCCGGGTCACCCACCTACCGCCATTGGTGGGGTGTGGAGCTGAGCCGGGAGAACTTGAGGACCCTCTTCGTCCCCGTGGGCCTCGCCCACGGCTACCAGACGCTGGTGGATGACTCGGAGATCCATTACATGATCTCGGCCCTTCATGTCCCTGGGGTGGCGCGGGGCATCCGCTGGGATGATGCGGATCTCGGAATCCCCTGGCCCCAGGGGGATCCGGTGCTGTCCGAACAGGATCGCGCCTGGCCGGATCTGGGTGCGTGGCATGCGGACAAGCTGAGGGAGAAGGGGGAACACCATGACTGA
- a CDS encoding CmcI family methyltransferase, with protein MKISIDMDNGRVEVERGTGPVESHEAGTAEAFELVSKAWLRVGWDTKYVYGFTWMGRPIIQLPEDMFRIQEVIHQVRPTLIIETGVAHGGSLIFYASLFEAMGTGRVVGVDIEIRPHNRTAIETHPMAKRIDLIEGSSVDPAVVEAVRSRIRPDDRVLVVLDSCHSKDHVLQELRFYAPLVSVGSYILAADGIMKDLVGAPRSQPDWATNNPEAAARAFIDECPAFEIVEPPRPFNEGQVEHPVTYWPGGWLKRTR; from the coding sequence ATGAAAATCAGCATCGACATGGACAACGGCCGGGTGGAGGTAGAGCGGGGAACGGGTCCGGTCGAATCCCATGAGGCGGGCACGGCGGAGGCCTTTGAATTGGTCTCGAAGGCCTGGTTGCGCGTGGGCTGGGACACCAAGTATGTCTACGGTTTCACCTGGATGGGACGGCCCATCATTCAGCTCCCTGAGGACATGTTCCGGATCCAGGAGGTCATCCACCAGGTCCGGCCGACCCTCATCATTGAAACCGGCGTCGCCCATGGCGGATCGCTGATCTTCTACGCCAGCCTCTTCGAGGCCATGGGGACGGGGCGGGTCGTGGGCGTGGACATCGAGATCCGCCCCCACAATCGCACCGCCATCGAGACCCATCCGATGGCGAAGCGGATCGACCTCATCGAAGGCAGTTCCGTCGATCCGGCCGTGGTGGAGGCGGTCCGCAGTCGGATCCGGCCGGACGACCGCGTCCTGGTGGTCCTGGATTCCTGCCACTCAAAGGATCATGTCCTGCAGGAACTCCGCTTCTATGCTCCGCTGGTGTCGGTGGGTTCGTACATCCTGGCGGCGGACGGCATCATGAAGGACCTGGTGGGTGCGCCTCGCAGCCAGCCGGATTGGGCCACCAACAATCCCGAAGCCGCGGCCCGGGCCTTCATCGACGAATGTCCGGCCTTTGAAATTGTGGAGCCCCCCCGTCCCTTCAACGAAGGGCAGGTTGAGCATCCCGTGACCTATTGGCCGGGCGGCTGGCTCAAACGGACCCGCTGA
- a CDS encoding formyltransferase family protein translates to MVVVGRNVSHPWMPTPDLEAHARRRGIPVRSQKELLDPPPVDFVISYMYRNRVTASTRALARRAALNFHAGPLPEFGGWAFYNVAILEERREYGCTCHYMEDAFDAGDLLRVRRFPINPAQETAESLERRSQEEMIQLFLEFCALAESGSELPREAQDPARMRYLDRAGFEALKRIPEGADGAIIDRHARAFWAPPYGLAYLEGAGGRVEVVPACVKEALAREFHRADLDRLFMAAGLELER, encoded by the coding sequence ATGGTGGTGGTGGGGCGGAATGTCTCCCATCCCTGGATGCCCACCCCTGATCTGGAAGCCCACGCCCGTCGCCGCGGCATCCCCGTCCGAAGCCAGAAGGAACTGCTCGATCCGCCGCCGGTCGATTTCGTCATCAGCTACATGTACCGGAACCGGGTCACAGCCTCCACCCGTGCTCTCGCCCGCCGAGCGGCCCTCAACTTCCACGCAGGTCCCCTTCCCGAGTTTGGCGGCTGGGCTTTCTACAATGTGGCGATTCTCGAGGAACGCAGAGAGTACGGCTGCACATGCCACTACATGGAAGACGCCTTCGACGCGGGCGATCTCCTCAGAGTCCGGCGCTTCCCCATCAATCCGGCGCAGGAGACGGCCGAGAGCCTGGAGCGCCGCTCCCAGGAGGAGATGATCCAGCTCTTCCTGGAGTTCTGCGCCTTGGCGGAATCCGGAAGCGAGCTGCCCCGGGAAGCCCAGGACCCCGCTCGGATGCGCTACCTGGACCGGGCCGGTTTCGAGGCCCTGAAGCGGATTCCGGAGGGCGCCGATGGGGCGATCATCGATCGCCATGCCCGGGCCTTCTGGGCGCCGCCCTATGGGCTCGCCTATCTCGAAGGAGCCGGAGGGCGGGTGGAGGTGGTTCCGGCCTGCGTAAAAGAGGCCCTGGCCAGGGAATTCCATCGGGCGGACCTGGATCGTCTTTTTATGGCCGCGGGCCTGGAGCTGGAACGATGA
- a CDS encoding DegT/DnrJ/EryC1/StrS family aminotransferase — protein sequence MDETDFQAARAALEMGWLGMGSYVGQFEEATRTYLEADDRHVVAVSTGHAALHLALLVAGVGPGDEVITPSFNNVADFQAILATGADPVFCDISDDTLCIDLERAEALISPRTKAIIAMDYDCILCDHDEVGRLAARHGLRVIHDAAHAFGSRYHGKRIGSFSDIAIFSFDPVKTITCIDGGLVVVRTEEEKRALQEMRLIGMGQPSTLMYQNRRAWTYDVNRLGFRYHMANLHAAIGLGQLSKMDTIERTRRAACRRYSEGLADLPTVRTPRSDFEGVVPFLYYIRVPPEGRDDLRGFLQERGIDTGIHWQPGHWFTLFKDCRKGDLKVTERVGHEILSLPLHSAMRDADLDRTVTAIRAFFDK from the coding sequence TTGGATGAAACGGATTTCCAGGCTGCGCGGGCGGCCCTGGAGATGGGTTGGCTGGGCATGGGCAGCTATGTCGGGCAGTTCGAGGAGGCCACCCGGACCTACCTGGAAGCAGACGATCGCCATGTGGTGGCGGTGAGCACCGGGCACGCCGCCCTGCATCTGGCATTGTTGGTCGCGGGGGTGGGACCCGGCGATGAGGTCATCACCCCCTCCTTCAACAATGTGGCGGACTTCCAGGCCATCTTGGCCACGGGTGCGGACCCGGTCTTCTGTGACATCAGCGACGACACCCTCTGCATCGACCTGGAGCGGGCCGAGGCGCTGATTTCACCCCGCACCAAGGCGATCATCGCCATGGACTACGACTGCATTCTCTGCGATCACGATGAAGTGGGCCGATTGGCGGCCCGGCACGGCCTCCGGGTCATCCACGATGCCGCCCACGCCTTCGGGTCCCGGTACCATGGGAAGCGGATCGGCAGCTTCTCGGACATCGCCATTTTCAGCTTCGATCCGGTGAAGACCATCACCTGCATCGATGGCGGTCTGGTGGTCGTCCGCACGGAGGAAGAGAAGCGCGCCCTGCAAGAGATGCGGCTCATCGGCATGGGGCAACCGTCCACGCTCATGTATCAGAACCGCCGGGCCTGGACCTACGATGTGAATCGTCTCGGATTCCGCTATCACATGGCCAACCTGCATGCGGCCATCGGCCTCGGACAGCTCTCCAAGATGGACACCATCGAGCGGACCCGCCGGGCGGCCTGTCGCCGCTACAGCGAAGGACTGGCGGACCTGCCGACGGTCCGGACCCCCAGAAGCGATTTTGAAGGCGTGGTGCCCTTCCTCTACTACATCCGGGTTCCACCCGAGGGGAGGGATGATCTGCGGGGTTTTCTCCAGGAGCGGGGCATCGATACGGGCATCCACTGGCAGCCAGGTCACTGGTTCACCCTGTTCAAGGACTGTCGGAAGGGCGATCTAAAGGTGACGGAACGCGTGGGCCACGAGATCCTCTCCCTGCCTCTGCATTCGGCCATGCGGGATGCCGACCTCGACCGCACGGTGACGGCTATCCGGGCCTTTTTTGATAAGTGA